One genomic region from Microcoleus sp. AS-A8 encodes:
- a CDS encoding ssl1498 family light-harvesting-like protein, with protein MYTTVNERGILNNYAPETKVYCAEYPAVWEQQRYALQGAIAVVFVSLLIWTTFAVS; from the coding sequence ATGTACACCACCGTTAACGAACGAGGCATCCTGAACAACTACGCTCCTGAAACCAAGGTGTATTGCGCCGAATATCCAGCCGTGTGGGAACAGCAAAGATATGCCCTGCAAGGAGCCATAGCGGTTGTATTCGTAAGTTTATTGATTTGGACGACATTTGCGGTGAGTTGA
- a CDS encoding PIN domain-containing protein, with amino-acid sequence MLFDSDVLLDVLSQRQPFVIASAQALNTVTQEQVQGYVSGHAVTNIFYILRRQMVVKQHGNCYRGYYSVFKLPA; translated from the coding sequence GTGCTGTTTGATAGCGATGTATTGCTGGATGTTTTATCGCAACGCCAACCGTTTGTGATTGCTTCTGCACAAGCATTAAATACAGTGACGCAGGAACAAGTACAGGGGTATGTTTCAGGTCATGCAGTCACCAATATTTTCTACATCTTACGCCGTCAAATGGTAGTGAAGCAGCACGGGAACTGCTATCGAGGTTACTACAGCGTATTCAAGTTGCCAGCGTAA
- a CDS encoding DUF2358 domain-containing protein, whose product MDILQILKEDYQRFPVDQTYSIYAPDVFFKDPMNQFQGIERYKQMIGFINTWFGAPKLDLLEIHRLGDTIKTRWTLSWTTPLPWRPRISIPGWSELKLNADELIISHIDYWDCSRLDVLKQHLPFPEKN is encoded by the coding sequence ATGGACATTCTCCAAATTCTCAAAGAGGACTATCAACGCTTCCCAGTTGACCAAACCTACAGCATCTATGCGCCCGATGTCTTCTTTAAAGACCCCATGAACCAGTTCCAGGGCATAGAACGTTACAAGCAAATGATTGGTTTTATCAACACCTGGTTTGGCGCTCCCAAACTGGATCTGTTGGAGATTCATCGGTTAGGAGACACGATTAAGACGCGCTGGACACTGAGCTGGACAACCCCTCTACCTTGGCGTCCGCGAATTTCCATCCCCGGCTGGAGTGAACTAAAGCTTAATGCCGATGAACTGATTATTTCCCATATTGACTACTGGGACTGCTCTCGTTTGGATGTGCTAAAACAGCACCTGCCGTTCCCAGAAAAAAATTAA
- a CDS encoding PQQ-dependent sugar dehydrogenase, whose translation MLKQTSLNTIFQLDGGSEPVSLEFTLSDSEADFVNEVGVFAVDDDLGTIDGIAPGTPEYLAAALGRRNLIFSALANSTFPKSVSKRQLSFESNTRLGFYLVSNSTTDNVLADLAAGLTPANVFFAHANANANGFNYSQVLEFNSSTLTLAWEDQFGGGDFDLNDLVLRVQVTNTPPTPETALQGERELIDLGSKSGLIPVNIEVNRDAAFNNSFGFYAIDDSTGRIGNLNPGDGGYAEAAIRNRVDYSQGILGEALLAPFFIANNTPENFLAQNPSNQPEQESLAYFSFLNANPDGIDHIRLLGDNTFAFEDLYGGGDFDYNDLVIQLSFTNPNNPTTPTPTPTPTPTPTPTPTPTPTPTPTPTPTPGEIRGTVWNDINGNGLRNTGELGLTGWTVFLDQNQNGLLDVGELSTTTDANGNYAFTTLIPGTYTVAQVLQTGWQSTFPVPNLQTVNLNDGQSVTDVNVGNRSILEQLQLTLTPLVTGLTNPLDITHAGDGSDRMFVVEQGGRIRIIQNGNLSATPFLDISNRISAGGERGLLGLAFPPNYASKGYFYVNYTNTVGDTVIARYRLTNNPNVADPNSEEIILTVPQPFANHNGGQLAFGPDGYLYIALGDGGGAGDPQNNAQNPQSLLGKMLRIDVESGGVPYAIPATNPFVATTDPNNLYRDEIWALGLRNPWRFSFDRITGDLFIGDVGQNAIEEIDFQSATSQGGENYGWNIMEGSTRYNNNPGDITGFVIPVAEYDHSLGESVTGGMVYRGLSEPSLQGVYLYGDFISGRIWGLRPNSAGWENAVLLDTPYFISTFGEDQAGNLYLADYTNGGIYSISV comes from the coding sequence ATGTTGAAACAAACTTCTCTCAACACAATCTTCCAACTTGACGGCGGTTCTGAACCCGTTTCACTCGAATTTACCCTCAGCGATTCCGAAGCAGATTTTGTCAATGAAGTCGGTGTTTTTGCAGTCGATGATGACTTAGGCACTATCGATGGTATAGCCCCCGGCACTCCAGAATACCTCGCTGCTGCCCTCGGTCGGAGAAACCTCATTTTCTCCGCCCTTGCCAACTCAACCTTTCCCAAATCAGTCTCCAAACGTCAACTTAGCTTTGAGAGCAACACGAGGCTAGGATTTTACCTGGTGTCGAACAGTACCACAGATAACGTCTTGGCTGATTTGGCAGCCGGACTTACCCCAGCGAATGTCTTTTTTGCCCATGCTAATGCCAATGCCAATGGGTTCAACTATTCGCAAGTATTAGAATTTAACAGCAGCACCCTTACCCTAGCGTGGGAAGACCAGTTCGGAGGCGGTGACTTCGACCTCAACGACTTAGTGCTGAGAGTACAAGTAACGAATACCCCACCGACGCCAGAAACAGCGTTGCAAGGAGAGCGAGAACTTATTGATTTAGGCAGCAAGTCGGGTTTAATTCCTGTCAATATTGAGGTGAATCGAGACGCTGCCTTTAACAACAGCTTTGGATTTTATGCGATTGATGACTCCACAGGACGCATTGGCAATCTGAATCCAGGGGATGGTGGGTATGCCGAAGCCGCGATTAGAAATCGAGTGGACTACAGCCAAGGAATACTAGGGGAAGCACTGCTGGCACCTTTTTTCATTGCTAATAACACTCCAGAAAACTTCCTTGCTCAAAACCCCTCCAATCAGCCGGAGCAGGAGTCATTGGCTTACTTTTCTTTTCTCAACGCCAACCCCGACGGCATTGACCACATCCGCCTGCTAGGGGACAACACCTTTGCCTTTGAAGATTTATACGGTGGAGGGGATTTTGACTATAACGATTTAGTCATTCAGCTCAGTTTTACCAACCCCAACAACCCAACAACGCCAACACCAACACCAACACCAACGCCAACACCAACGCCAACGCCAACGCCAACGCCAACGCCAACGCCAACGCCAACGCCAACTCCTGGTGAAATTCGAGGTACGGTGTGGAATGATATCAACGGGAATGGTTTACGCAACACGGGCGAACTGGGACTGACCGGCTGGACGGTCTTTCTAGACCAAAACCAGAATGGTCTGCTTGATGTGGGTGAACTATCCACCACGACAGACGCTAATGGGAATTATGCCTTCACGACCCTAATTCCAGGAACCTATACGGTTGCTCAAGTGTTGCAAACGGGATGGCAGTCAACGTTTCCTGTTCCCAATCTTCAGACCGTTAACCTCAATGATGGTCAGAGTGTTACGGATGTTAACGTTGGGAATCGTTCTATCTTAGAGCAACTCCAACTGACACTGACACCTCTAGTGACGGGGCTGACCAATCCACTCGATATTACTCATGCAGGTGATGGTAGCGATCGCATGTTTGTTGTAGAACAAGGAGGTCGCATCCGGATTATCCAAAATGGCAATTTGTCGGCGACGCCGTTCCTCGATATCTCCAATCGCATCAGTGCTGGAGGTGAACGTGGTTTACTGGGCTTGGCTTTCCCCCCTAACTACGCGAGTAAAGGTTACTTCTACGTCAACTACACCAATACAGTTGGCGATACCGTGATAGCTCGCTATCGCCTCACCAACAATCCCAACGTCGCCGACCCCAATTCGGAAGAGATTATCTTAACGGTTCCACAGCCCTTCGCTAACCACAATGGTGGACAACTAGCGTTTGGCCCGGATGGTTACCTCTACATTGCTCTAGGTGATGGAGGGGGTGCTGGAGACCCTCAAAACAATGCCCAGAACCCCCAATCCTTGTTGGGTAAGATGCTACGCATTGATGTGGAATCGGGAGGAGTACCCTATGCTATCCCTGCCACTAATCCCTTTGTCGCGACCACCGACCCCAATAACCTGTATCGTGATGAAATTTGGGCGCTGGGTTTGCGTAACCCTTGGCGTTTCTCCTTTGATCGCATAACGGGTGACCTTTTCATTGGCGATGTGGGACAGAATGCGATCGAAGAGATTGACTTTCAATCGGCGACTAGTCAGGGTGGCGAAAACTATGGCTGGAACATCATGGAAGGGTCTACTCGTTACAACAATAACCCTGGTGACATAACAGGCTTTGTAATCCCTGTAGCAGAGTACGACCATTCACTGGGAGAGTCTGTTACTGGTGGAATGGTGTACCGAGGTCTGAGTGAGCCGAGTCTGCAAGGCGTATATTTATACGGGGATTTCATTAGTGGACGCATCTGGGGGTTAAGGCCAAATAGTGCTGGATGGGAAAACGCGGTTCTTCTCGATACCCCTTACTTCATTTCTACCTTTGGCGAAGACCAAGCGGGTAACTTGTACCTGGCCGACTACACAAATGGCGGTATTTATAGCATTTCTGTTTAG
- a CDS encoding sugar ABC transporter permease, whose protein sequence is MTNNTKPSPQHQWLDNDAIAAWIFLAPALLLLGLFLLWPIAYLVYLSFTTGSFTSTGIHGVGLRNYLRLVLDPDFWQVLGNTLYFTLATVLPSLIIPLGLAVLLNQSLALRGLLRTAYFIPSITSLVAVGLGFRWLFQTEGPMNALLNSLGFASIPWLGSTTWAMPILILLSSWKQLGFNMVVFLAGLQAIPPSRYEAAELDGANSWQKFWYITLPGLRPTLIFATITTAIFTLRSFEQVYIITGGGPLNSTNVLVYYIYEQAFALFDFGYAAAAATVLLSFTLVLVYLQLKTSGEET, encoded by the coding sequence ATGACGAATAATACTAAGCCTTCCCCTCAGCATCAGTGGCTAGATAATGATGCTATCGCCGCCTGGATTTTCTTAGCCCCCGCCCTGCTTCTCCTCGGATTATTCCTGCTGTGGCCCATTGCTTATCTGGTTTACCTCAGCTTTACTACCGGAAGTTTCACCTCAACAGGTATCCATGGGGTCGGTTTGAGAAACTATCTCCGCCTAGTACTCGACCCCGATTTTTGGCAAGTTCTCGGCAATACCCTTTATTTCACCCTTGCCACCGTCCTTCCCAGTCTGATTATCCCCTTGGGATTAGCCGTGTTACTAAATCAGTCGTTGGCTCTGCGGGGACTGCTGCGAACCGCTTATTTCATTCCGTCCATTACCTCTCTAGTCGCCGTTGGACTAGGGTTTCGCTGGCTCTTTCAAACCGAAGGCCCCATGAATGCATTGCTAAATTCTCTGGGTTTTGCATCGATTCCCTGGCTAGGCAGTACCACTTGGGCTATGCCAATCCTGATTTTATTAAGCAGTTGGAAACAGCTCGGTTTTAACATGGTGGTATTCCTAGCAGGACTCCAAGCCATTCCTCCGAGTCGCTATGAAGCGGCTGAATTAGATGGTGCGAATTCTTGGCAAAAATTCTGGTACATTACCCTTCCAGGATTGCGGCCTACCTTAATTTTTGCCACCATTACTACAGCAATTTTTACGTTACGGAGTTTCGAGCAGGTTTATATCATCACGGGCGGTGGGCCTCTTAACTCCACCAATGTACTGGTTTACTACATTTACGAACAAGCCTTTGCTCTGTTTGATTTTGGCTACGCTGCTGCTGCGGCTACAGTGTTGCTCAGCTTTACACTGGTGCTGGTTTATCTACAACTCAAAACGAGTGGCGAGGAAACTTGA
- a CDS encoding Uma2 family endonuclease produces MVKTPPQQQPLPIPPLESGDRLNRYEYERRYNAMPHLRKAELIEGVVYVPAALRFRSHGQPHGDLTGWLWTYKVATPGIELGIEPTVRLDLDNEPQPDAVLLIEEQAGGQARLSDDDYIEGAPELVAEIAASSAAIDLGDKKRAYRRNGIREYIVWQVFEQRLDWFYLQEGEYVLLPIDENGVIRSQVFPGLWLATNDLLAGNMGRVLAVLQEGLAAAEHTVFVEQLSE; encoded by the coding sequence ATGGTCAAAACACCTCCTCAACAACAACCCTTGCCCATTCCACCACTCGAAAGTGGCGATCGCTTAAATCGCTATGAATATGAGCGGCGCTACAATGCCATGCCCCATCTCAGGAAGGCTGAACTAATTGAAGGAGTTGTCTACGTGCCTGCTGCATTGCGTTTTAGAAGTCATGGTCAACCTCACGGAGATTTGACGGGTTGGTTGTGGACTTACAAGGTTGCAACACCGGGTATTGAGTTGGGGATTGAACCCACCGTTCGTTTAGATTTAGACAATGAACCCCAACCCGATGCAGTGTTGCTGATTGAAGAACAAGCTGGAGGTCAAGCGCGGCTGAGTGACGATGATTATATAGAGGGGGCACCGGAGTTGGTGGCAGAGATTGCAGCGAGTAGTGCAGCGATCGATTTGGGTGATAAAAAACGTGCCTATCGTCGCAATGGGATTAGAGAATATATCGTTTGGCAAGTGTTTGAGCAGAGACTGGATTGGTTTTATTTACAAGAGGGAGAGTATGTTTTACTGCCAATCGATGAAAATGGGGTGATTCGGAGTCAAGTGTTTCCAGGTTTGTGGTTGGCAACGAATGACCTATTGGCTGGGAATATGGGGCGAGTGCTAGCTGTGTTGCAAGAAGGGTTGGCAGCAGCAGAACATACCGTATTTGTGGAGCAGCTATCGGAGTAA
- a CDS encoding AarF/ABC1/UbiB kinase family protein, giving the protein MSQLNQVFPAQGLREPLRRYDAKTIRRYYRSRPWAGIGRALTIIWSFATFIFSLKWDDWRNQTERNKFKRAAQLRQILTRLGPTFIKVGQALSTRPDLVRKDFLDELIKLQDQLPPFDNALAFSIIEAELGQPVTELFSEISSNPVAAASLGQVYRAFLHTGEEVAVKVQRPNLLPTLTLDLYLMRWAAGWLSPWLPLNLGHDLTLIVDEFGIKLFEEIDYINEGRNAEKFAHNFRDDSTVKVPLIYWRYSTVRVLTLEWIHGFKLTDTASIRAAGLDRDQIIQVGVISGLRQLLEHGFFHADPHPGNLFALPDGRMAYIDFGMMDQLEQYTKETIAASIVHLINKDYTELAKNFVKLGFLTPDTDITPIIPALEVVLGEAMGESVRNFNFKTITDQFSELMYDYPFRVPAKFALIIRSLVTQEGLALTLNPNFKIVEVSYPYVARRLLTGESPEMRRHLIEVLFKDEKFQWERLENMIAIARSDNNFDLLPTAQLGLQFLLSEEGQFLRRQLLLALTEDDRLHTQEVQRLWNLVKDDLKPGRLFNVALNSLTELSIEGVASILPLATILKSE; this is encoded by the coding sequence GTGAGTCAGCTAAACCAAGTTTTTCCTGCTCAGGGGTTGAGGGAACCACTCAGACGCTACGACGCAAAAACGATCAGACGATATTACCGCTCCCGACCTTGGGCAGGCATTGGTCGTGCCCTCACCATCATCTGGTCTTTTGCCACATTCATTTTCAGTCTCAAATGGGATGACTGGCGTAATCAAACAGAGCGTAACAAGTTTAAACGAGCCGCTCAGCTCCGGCAAATCCTCACTCGCCTAGGGCCAACCTTTATTAAAGTGGGGCAAGCTCTCTCCACACGCCCTGACTTAGTGCGGAAAGACTTTTTAGACGAACTAATTAAGTTACAAGACCAACTACCGCCCTTTGATAATGCTCTCGCCTTCTCAATCATTGAAGCCGAGTTGGGACAACCTGTAACAGAATTATTTAGCGAAATTTCCTCCAACCCGGTTGCCGCCGCCAGTCTCGGACAAGTGTATCGAGCTTTTCTGCACACTGGCGAAGAAGTGGCAGTTAAGGTGCAGCGCCCGAATTTGCTCCCGACTCTAACCTTAGACCTTTATTTGATGCGCTGGGCAGCGGGTTGGCTTTCTCCCTGGCTACCCCTGAATTTAGGGCATGACCTGACGTTAATTGTTGATGAATTCGGCATCAAATTATTTGAAGAAATCGATTACATTAACGAAGGACGCAACGCGGAAAAATTTGCCCACAACTTCCGCGATGATTCAACGGTCAAAGTCCCCCTGATTTACTGGCGCTACAGTACTGTGCGAGTCCTCACTTTAGAGTGGATTCATGGCTTTAAGTTAACGGATACCGCTAGTATTCGCGCCGCTGGACTGGATCGCGACCAAATCATTCAAGTCGGTGTGATTTCGGGTCTGCGTCAACTATTGGAACATGGCTTTTTCCATGCCGATCCGCATCCTGGCAACCTGTTTGCCCTACCGGATGGGCGCATGGCGTATATTGACTTTGGCATGATGGATCAGCTAGAGCAATATACAAAAGAAACGATCGCCGCATCCATCGTTCATCTGATTAATAAAGACTACACTGAATTAGCGAAGAACTTTGTCAAACTCGGCTTTTTAACCCCAGATACAGATATTACGCCCATTATTCCAGCCTTAGAAGTGGTGCTGGGAGAAGCGATGGGTGAAAGTGTGCGGAACTTCAACTTCAAAACCATTACCGATCAATTCTCGGAGTTGATGTACGACTATCCGTTCCGTGTACCCGCGAAGTTTGCTTTAATTATCCGTTCGTTGGTGACTCAAGAAGGCTTAGCGCTAACGTTGAATCCTAATTTCAAAATCGTTGAGGTATCTTACCCCTATGTGGCGCGGCGTCTGCTTACGGGTGAATCCCCAGAAATGCGGCGGCATCTGATTGAAGTATTGTTCAAAGATGAGAAATTCCAATGGGAGCGGTTGGAGAATATGATTGCGATCGCTCGTTCTGACAACAACTTCGATTTACTACCCACGGCTCAATTAGGGTTGCAGTTTCTTCTCTCCGAAGAAGGTCAGTTTTTGCGGCGTCAACTTCTTCTCGCGTTAACTGAAGATGACCGACTCCACACACAAGAAGTTCAACGTCTTTGGAATTTGGTTAAAGATGACTTGAAACCAGGGCGTTTGTTCAATGTAGCTTTGAATTCTCTGACTGAACTTTCCATCGAAGGCGTAGCCTCAATTTTACCGCTGGCTACTATCCTGAAAAGTGAATAG
- a CDS encoding TRC40/GET3/ArsA family transport-energizing ATPase, with product MRVILMTGKGGVGKTSVAAATGLRCAELGYRTLVLSTDPAHSLADSFDLELSHEPQLVRPNLWGAELDALMELEGNWGAVKRYITQVLQARGLDGVQAEELAILPGMDEIFGLVRMKRHYDENEYDVLIIDSAPTGTALRLLSLPEVSGWYMRRFYKPLQSISVALRPLVEPFWKPIAGFSLPDKEVMNAPYEFYEQIEALEKILTDNTQTSVRLVTNPEKMVIKESLRAHAYLSLYNVATDLVIANRIIPDQVTDPFFQRWKENQQQHRQEIHENFHPLPVKEVPLYSEEMCGLEALERLKETLYASEDPTQVYYKENTIRVVQNDNQYSLELYLPGIPKDQIQLTKTGDELNVRIGNHRRNLVLPQALAALQPSGAKMEEDYLKIKFAASV from the coding sequence ATGCGTGTAATTCTTATGACTGGCAAAGGCGGAGTCGGCAAGACTTCTGTTGCCGCTGCTACGGGACTCCGTTGTGCTGAACTGGGTTATCGAACACTCGTTCTCAGTACCGACCCCGCTCACTCTCTGGCAGATAGCTTTGATCTCGAACTGAGCCATGAACCTCAATTAGTTCGTCCAAACCTGTGGGGAGCCGAACTCGATGCTCTAATGGAATTGGAAGGGAACTGGGGTGCTGTTAAGCGATATATTACCCAGGTTCTGCAAGCACGGGGATTAGATGGCGTTCAGGCAGAAGAATTAGCCATTCTTCCCGGCATGGATGAGATTTTCGGACTCGTGCGGATGAAACGTCATTATGACGAAAATGAGTACGACGTTTTGATTATTGACTCTGCTCCTACGGGTACAGCTTTGCGATTACTCAGCTTACCGGAAGTTAGTGGTTGGTATATGCGCCGCTTTTACAAGCCGCTACAAAGTATATCGGTGGCACTGAGGCCATTGGTTGAACCCTTTTGGAAACCGATTGCGGGTTTTTCCTTACCTGATAAAGAGGTGATGAATGCTCCATATGAGTTCTACGAGCAAATTGAAGCACTAGAGAAGATACTCACGGACAACACCCAAACGTCGGTGCGTTTAGTCACTAATCCCGAAAAAATGGTGATTAAAGAATCGTTACGCGCTCATGCCTATTTGAGCTTGTACAACGTCGCCACCGATTTAGTCATCGCCAATCGGATTATTCCCGACCAAGTGACTGACCCCTTCTTTCAGCGCTGGAAGGAAAATCAACAGCAGCACCGCCAGGAAATTCATGAAAACTTCCATCCACTACCGGTGAAAGAAGTTCCCCTCTATTCCGAAGAGATGTGTGGTCTAGAGGCTTTGGAGCGGCTGAAGGAAACACTCTATGCTTCAGAAGACCCTACTCAGGTCTATTACAAGGAAAATACAATTAGGGTGGTACAAAACGACAATCAATACAGTCTGGAACTCTACCTACCCGGTATCCCAAAAGACCAAATCCAGCTAACCAAAACGGGCGATGAACTCAACGTGCGAATTGGCAATCATCGACGTAACTTAGTGCTCCCTCAAGCCTTAGCCGCCTTGCAACCTTCTGGAGCCAAGATGGAGGAAGATTATCTCAAAATTAAGTTTGCTGCTAGTGTCTAA